In Halobacterium noricense, the genomic stretch GGTCGTGGTAGACGAACAGCGGGACGCCGTAGCCGTCGCAGGAGATGTCCTCGATGTGGGGGTCGCGCATCAGCGGGTCGAGCTTCTCGAACCCCTCGAAGGCGCGGTGAAGGTAGTAGAACAGCCGGTAGAACGCGTTCGGACCGACGTCGATTCCGTACTCCTCGACGAGCCGCTTCATCTGCCGCTTCAGGACGGCTTCGGGGTCGTCGGGCTCGTACTCGGCGTCGTAGATGAGCGCGTCCCGGATGTCGTCGTACAGCGTCTCCAACAGCTCCTGCTCGAAGTCGTCGAGCGCTGGTTCGACGACGTGGTAGCGGTACTCGTCGTTCTCGGCGTCGTGGCCGACGTAGACGAACGCGTACGGCGCGTGCACCCAGTAGCGGTCGACCTCCTCGTAGCCGTCGAGGCCGTCGAAGTCGACCAGCGGCCCGTGGGCGGCGGGGTCGTACTCGACGAGTTCGACCGTGGACCCGCGGACGACGTCGACGACGCGCTCGGCGCGCTGTCGGACGGCTTCGAGTTGCCGGTCGATGTCCGCGAGGAAGTCGTTGGGCATCGATTACTACCTCCACGTTCGCCCGCGTCACCTTAAAGGCTGGCTGCCGGACCGCCGCCGGGCTACACGACGCCGTTCGCGAGGCGCTCGCCCTCGGCGATGCGGCGGACGTTCTCGCGGACGAGCGCCGCCATTCTCCGGGGGTAGTCGCGGGTCGCCGCGGCCGCGTGCGGCGTCACGACCACTTCGTCCATCTCCCACAGCGGCGAGTCCTCGGGCAGCGGCTCCGTCTCGAAGACGTCGAGCGCCGCGCCCGCGAGGTCGTCGGCTTCCAGCGCGTCCACGAGCGCGTCCTGGTCGACGACCGGGCCGCGCGCGACGTTCACGAGCACCGCATCGTCGCGCATCGCGTCGAGTTCGGCTTCGCCAATCATGCCCGCCGTATCGTCGGTGAGCGGCACCGCGAGCGCGACGAACTTCGCGTCCGCGATGGCCTCGTGGAGGTCCGGGCTCGGGTAGACGGTGTCGACGTGGTCGACGGGCGTCGGCGTGCGCTTGACGCCGACGACGTCCATCCCGAGCGCGTCCGCCCGCGCCGCGATGCCCTGGCCGAGCGTGCCGAGGCCGACGACACAGAGCGAGGAGCCGGCGAGCGTGAACGGTTCGTCCCACGCTGGCCACTCCCAGTGCTTCTCAGCCTGCTGGTCGCGGTACGCGTGGAGCCGGCGCGCGAACGAGAGCATGTAGCCGGCGACGGTCTCGCCGACGCTGTCGCCGTGCGTGCCCGTGCTGTTCGTGAGCCGGATGCCCGCGGCTTCCAGGTCGTCGAACGGGAACCGGTCGACGCCCGACTGCACGGAGTGAATCCACTCCAAGTCGGCGTCGAGGAAGGCGTCGTCGTACGCGAACGTCACGAGCGCGTCGACGTCGTCGAGGTCGTCGGACGTGACCACGGTCACTTCGGGGTCGACGTCGGCGAGTTCGTCGACCAGCACTGTCGGCGGGAACAGAGTCTCCACGGACGCGTGAATCCCGATGCGCGTTACCATGTCGGGGGGTTGCTCACCCGGCCTCTACAGTTTGTCGATGCCCGTGGTAATTCACCGCGTCGCGATGTACGAGATGGTGAAGAGGACCACTGCCGCCGTCGCCACGTTCACGAGCGTGAACGCCATCGCGCCGATGAACTCCAGCCCGCCCACGACGACGAGCGCGAACAGCGCCGACAGCACCGCGTTGATTCCCTGCGCGACCCACGGGCTCCCCTCGGAGCGCTCCGCCGCCTCGCTGAACCCCACCTCGTCTCGCTCGCCGCGGTCGTCTTCGCTCATACGTCGAATCGCGGGGGTGGCGCACTTAGCTCTTGGCCGGCGGAACCCGGGAACTAAGGCAGTCGAATGCTATGATTAGACATGGGCATCGTCAACAAGGTTTCGGCCGCGCTGTCGGGGAGCGCGGGGTCGGGGGCGGACGACGTGGAAGTCGACGCCTCGCGGGGTGCGTACTGGTGTGACGACTGCAGCGTCCGCGTGCGGGACGTAACTATCGAGGACGAGGGACTGGACCGCGACGAGGCAGGCACGCCGCTGTGTCCGGACTGTGGCGACCCGATGCGATTCGAGCGCACGTACGCCGACGGCTGCGCCTGCTGACTACTGGGTCGCGGGCTCGGGCTCCCGCAGCACGACCTCCGCCTCGTTCTCCGTGCCGAACGGACCGTCCGGGAGCGGCGCCACATTCTCCCACTCTTCGTCCGTGACGAGCGCGTCGTCGAGCCGCTCCCGGAGCGCTGCCTCCTCGACGTCCGTCCCGATGACGACGAACTCCGTCCGGCGGTCGCCGTGCTCGTCGTCCCACTCCAGGCTCGGGCGGTTCGACCGGTAGAGGTCCTGTTCGACCTCGGGCAGCGACGCAATCCACGGGCCGCGCGCGGTCACGCGCACCGACGGCCCGGCCTGTCCGACGGTCTGCCGGAGGTCGTTGCCCGCGACCCACAGCGTCCCCTTCGAGCGCACGACGCCGTCTGGGAGTGTTCGTAGGACTTCAGCGACTCGCTCGGGGTGGAACGGCCGCCGTGCCCGGTACGTGAACGACGACACGCCGTACACCTCGTCGGGGTGGCGGTGGCCGTGGTGTTCGTCCTCGTCGTGGCCGTGGCCCTCGTGGTCGTCCGAGTCGAGCGCGCGCTTCCAGCCGGGGAGGTCGCCGACCTCGCTCTCGTCGAAGCGCTCGACGTCCAGCAGCCACGACGGGGCGACTTCCGAGAACGACGTGCGCACCGTGTCTGCGTCCGGCTGGAGCGCCGCCACCAGCGCCTCGGCTTCGTCGAGTTCGGCGTCCGTGCAGAGGTCGACCTTGTTGAGCACGACCGCGTTCGACACCTCGATTTGCTCCACGAGGAGGTCCGACAGCGGCCGGCCGTCCTCGTCGGTGCCGACACGCTCGGGCGTGCCGTCGCCGCCGAACGTGTCCACGAGCAGCCGACTGTCCACGACCGTCACGAGGCCGTTCACGCGATATTTCGCGGCGACCCGCGACTCGGTGGTGAACAGCCGCGCCACGGGCGCGGGCTCGGAGATGCCCGAGGATTCCACGACGAGGTGGTCGAAGTCGCGGTCGCCCGCGAGCCGCACCACCGCGGTTTCGAGGTCGTCCTGGAGTTCACAGCAGATGCAGCCGTTCGACAGCTCCGCGACGCCCTCGGCGACGTCTAATTCCGAGCCCTCCGCCACGAGGTCGGCGTCAATA encodes the following:
- a CDS encoding CobW family GTP-binding protein; protein product: MGERSPVTILSGSLGAGKTTLLNHLLANSGDRDVAVLVNDMGDVNIDADLVAEGSELDVAEGVAELSNGCICCELQDDLETAVVRLAGDRDFDHLVVESSGISEPAPVARLFTTESRVAAKYRVNGLVTVVDSRLLVDTFGGDGTPERVGTDEDGRPLSDLLVEQIEVSNAVVLNKVDLCTDAELDEAEALVAALQPDADTVRTSFSEVAPSWLLDVERFDESEVGDLPGWKRALDSDDHEGHGHDEDEHHGHRHPDEVYGVSSFTYRARRPFHPERVAEVLRTLPDGVVRSKGTLWVAGNDLRQTVGQAGPSVRVTARGPWIASLPEVEQDLYRSNRPSLEWDDEHGDRRTEFVVIGTDVEEAALRERLDDALVTDEEWENVAPLPDGPFGTENEAEVVLREPEPATQ
- the ddh gene encoding D-2-hydroxyacid dehydrogenase encodes the protein MVTRIGIHASVETLFPPTVLVDELADVDPEVTVVTSDDLDDVDALVTFAYDDAFLDADLEWIHSVQSGVDRFPFDDLEAAGIRLTNSTGTHGDSVGETVAGYMLSFARRLHAYRDQQAEKHWEWPAWDEPFTLAGSSLCVVGLGTLGQGIAARADALGMDVVGVKRTPTPVDHVDTVYPSPDLHEAIADAKFVALAVPLTDDTAGMIGEAELDAMRDDAVLVNVARGPVVDQDALVDALEADDLAGAALDVFETEPLPEDSPLWEMDEVVVTPHAAAATRDYPRRMAALVRENVRRIAEGERLANGVV